Proteins encoded by one window of Blautia argi:
- a CDS encoding potassium-transporting ATPase subunit C: MKKFIKSAGKMLGFSVVLMLLCSFCYPLALTGVSQLTMKEKANGSLVDKEGNLVSDAGDAVGSALIGQDFTEDYYFKPRVSSVNYNTYTEEEKENGDYAGVSSGSFNYGNSNPDLKKRMEEDLEEFLSSHPGVKKEDIPSDLFTASGSGLDPHISPKAAKIQVAAVAEHSGLSREEIGKIVEKNTGHKVLGIFGEERVNVLKCNLDIAEAMGILDEE, translated from the coding sequence ATGAAGAAGTTTATAAAATCAGCAGGTAAAATGCTGGGATTTAGTGTGGTTCTTATGCTGCTTTGTTCTTTTTGTTATCCGCTGGCTCTGACCGGAGTCAGCCAGCTCACCATGAAGGAAAAGGCAAACGGAAGTTTGGTGGATAAAGAAGGAAATCTGGTTTCTGATGCCGGGGACGCTGTGGGTTCAGCTCTGATTGGACAGGATTTTACAGAGGATTATTATTTTAAACCAAGGGTTTCTTCGGTAAATTATAATACTTATACAGAAGAAGAGAAGGAAAACGGGGATTATGCCGGTGTTTCCTCAGGAAGCTTTAACTATGGAAACTCAAATCCGGATTTAAAGAAACGTATGGAGGAGGATTTGGAGGAATTTCTGAGTTCTCACCCGGGAGTTAAAAAAGAGGATATTCCATCTGACCTTTTCACAGCTTCAGGCTCAGGCTTAGACCCTCATATTTCTCCAAAGGCTGCCAAAATCCAGGTTGCCGCAGTGGCAGAACATTCCGGTTTGTCCAGGGAAGAGATTGGTAAAATTGTGGAGAAAAATACAGGACACAAGGTTTTGGGGATTTTTGGAGAAGAGAGAGTAAATGTTTTAAAATGTAATCTGGACATTGCAGAGGCTATGGGGATTTTAGATGAAGAATGA